The Magnolia sinica isolate HGM2019 chromosome 10, MsV1, whole genome shotgun sequence genome includes a window with the following:
- the LOC131257749 gene encoding transmembrane 9 superfamily member 12-like: MAAASISMISSSICTTLFSLIFVVCLCNGFYLPGSYLHTYSPGEEIYAKVNSLTSIKTELPFSYYSLPYCRPQGGIKKSAENLGELLMGDQIDNSPYRFRMNINESVYLCTTNPLTEDEVKLLKQRARDMYQVNMILDNLPAMRFAQQRGVNIQWTGFPVGYSPTGSNDDYIINHLKFKVLVREYEGSGVQIIGTGEEGMGVISEVDKSKASGYGIVGFEVVPCSVKHDAAAMSKLQMYDKIGPVNCGFEGDKSLLIEEKVRIAFSYEVVFEKSDIRWPSRWDAYLKMEGARVHWFSIMNSLMVILFLSGIVFVIFLRTVRRDLTRYEELDKESQEQMNEELSGWKLVVGDVFREPECSMLLCVMVGDGVQIAGMAVVTIIFAAFGFMSPASRGMLLTGMILLYLFLGIAAGYVGVRVWSTIKGSSDGWRSVSWSIACFFPGFTFVILTILNFILWKSKSTGAIPISLYFTLLSLWFFISVPLTLLGGRLGTRAEPIKIPVRTNQIPREIPARKYPAWLLVLGAGTLPFGTVFIELFFILSSIWLGRFYYVFGFLFIVLLLLIIVCAEVSVVLTYMHLCVEDWRWWWKAFFASGSVALYVFLYSINYLVFDLRSLSGPVSAILYLGYSLIMASAIMLGTGTIGFLMSFYFVHYLFSSVKID; encoded by the coding sequence ATGGCTGCCGCATCGATCTCAATGATCTCTTCTTCGATCTGCACAACTCTGTTCTCTTTGATTTTCGTTGTGTGTTTATGCAATGGGTTTTATCTTCCTGGCAGTTACCTGCACACATATTCACCAGGCGAAGAGATCTATGCTAAGGTGAATTCCCTAACCTCAATCAAGACAGAGCTTCCATTCAGCTATTACAGCCTCCCTTACTGCAGACCGCAAGGCGGAATCAAGAAGAGCGCAGAGAATTTGGGGGAACTCCTCATGGGCGACCAGATCGACAACTCTCCTTACCGTTTCCGTATGAACATCAATGAGTCGGTTTACCTCTGCACTACAAATCCTCTGACTGAAGATGAGGTGAAGCTCTTGAAACAGAGAGCCCGGGATATGTATCAGGTGAACATGATTCTTGACAATTTACCCGCAATGAGGTTCGCCCAGCAGAGGGGAGTTAATATTCAATGGACGGGGTTTCCAGTCGGTTACTCACCCACCGGAAGTAACGATGATTATATCATCAACCATCTGAAATTTAAGGTTTTGGTTCGCGAGTATGAAGGAAGCGGTGTGCAGATAATCGGTACTGGAGAAGAGGGGATGGGTGTAATTTCTGAGGTGGATAAGAGCAAGGCATCTGGGTATGGGATAGTTGGATTTGAGGTCGTCCCTTGCAGTGTTAAGCACGACGCAGCAGCCATGTCCAAGCTTCAAATGTATGATAAAATTGGCCCAGTAAATTGTGGGTTTGAAGGTGATAAATCTCTGCTCATCGAGGAGAAAGTAAGGATTGCATTCAGTTACGAAGTTGTGTTTGAGAAAAGCGACATTCGGTGGCCGTCGCGATGGGATGCTTATTTGAAGATGGAAGGTGCCCGTGTCCACTGGTTTTCGATCATGAACTCGCTGATGGTGATATTGTTTTTATCAGGGATTGTTTTCGTTATATTCTTAAGGACGGTGCGAAGGGATTTGACAAGGTATGAGGAATTGGATAAAGAATCTCAAGAGCAGATGAATGAGGAGCTCTCGGGGTGGAAGCTTGTCGTGGGAGACGTGTTTAGAGAGCCAGAATGCTCAATGCTGCTCTGTGTGATGGTCGGAGATGGCGTTCAAATTGCAGGAATGGCAGTTGTAACGATCATCTTTGCGGCTTTCGGGTTCATGTCGCCAGCTTCTCGAGGAATGCTCTTGACAGGGATGATTCTTCTCTATCTTTTCCTTGGCATTGCAGCTGGGTACGTTGGAGTTCGTGTTTGGAGCACTATCAAAGGCAGTTCGGATGGGTGGAGATCAGTTTCCTGGTCGATCGCATGCTTCTTCCCCGGATTCACTTTCGTCATCCTCACCATCTTGAACTTCATTCTCTGGAAAAGCAAAAGCACTGGTGCCATCCCCATTTCTTTGTATTTCACGCTTCTGTCTCTCTGGTTTTTTATCTCGGTCCCACTCACGCTCTTGGGAGGGCGCTTAGGCACACGGGCCGAGCCTATAAAGATCCCGGTGCGGACCAACCAGATCCCAAGAGAAATCCCTGCAAGGAAGTACCCGGCATGGCTACTTGTCCTCGGTGCTGGCACACTTCCATTTGGGACTGTATTCATCGAGCTCTTCTTCATCCTGTCCAGCATCTGGCTTGGGCGATTCTACTATGTCTTTGGGTTCTTGTTCATTGTCCTTCTCTTGCTCATCATTGTCTGTGCTGAAGTGTCCGTGGTCCTAACCTACATGCACCTCTGTGTGGAGGATTGGCGGTGGTGGTGGAAGGCATTCTTCGCGTCTGGCTCCGTCGCCCTCTATGTGTTCTTATATTCAATCAACTACCTGGTGTTCGACCTCAGGAGCTTGAGTGGGCCTGTCTCTGCCATCCTCTACCTTGGCTATTCCTTGATCATGGCATCGGCGATCATGTTAGGCACCGGCACTATCGGCTTCCTAATGTCCTTCTATTTCGTGCATTACCTTTTCTCATCTGTCAAGATTGATTAG